CTTTTTGCAGATGCGTAAGCTCTTGAAGACCAATCTGAGTGAGCTGGATCTTTCCGTACGCGCCTACAATTGCCTGAAGGCAGCTGAAATTCGCACGCTTGGAGATCTAGTTAGCTACAACATTGCAGATCTGCTCAAGTTCCGTAACTTTGGAAAAAAATCACTTAGCGAACTGGAGGAGCTAGTTGCTTCGAAGGGGCTAACATTCGGCATGGATGTAGCTAAGTTTAAGCTAGAAGAAGAATACTAAGATGAGGCACGGTAAGAAATTCAATCACTTAGGCCGTAAATCTGCGCATCGTAAGGCGATGTTGTCGAATATGGCAAGCTCGCTGATAGAGCATAAGGCAATACGTACTACTCTGCCCAAGGCTAGAGAGCTACGTAAGTATGTTGAGCCTTTGATCACAAAATCGAAGAATGACACGATGCATAGCCGCAGAACGGTGTTTAGCTACCTGCAAAACAAGTTTGCGGTTAAGGAGCTTTTTGGCGCTATTGCACCGAAGGTGATGGACCGTCCGGGCGGCTATACCCGCATTCTGAAGCTGGGACCGCGCCAGGGTGATAATGCCGAAATGGCATACATTGAGCTGGTTGATTTCAATGAGTTCTACACCAAAGGTAGTGCGAGCAGCAAGCGTCGTCGTAGCAAGAAGAAGGGCGCAAAGGATGAGGCTACAATCACAGCTGAAAAGCCTGCTACCTCGACGGATGTGCCGGTAGAAGTGGCTGAGGCCACGGATGCAGCAGCAACAGAGGAAGCTAAGAACGAATAGCCGTTCTGATCGAGCCCGGTTCATCAGTATGCGACTTTTGTTATGCCAGCTGATTCTGATTTTCTGTCTGACATTTTTCAGTAATGCTTGAATAATAAAAGGGATCCTTCGATCCCTTTTATTATTATCCAAACTCCCTGATTTCTGCCTAAGAATCTTAATTTCAGTCGATATTGCCCCATTTCAATGGGAATGGCCTAATCCTAATATTATATTATTATATAGGGGCTTGACTTACAAGGCATAGG
This DNA window, taken from Bacteroidota bacterium, encodes the following:
- the rplQ gene encoding 50S ribosomal protein L17 codes for the protein MRHGKKFNHLGRKSAHRKAMLSNMASSLIEHKAIRTTLPKARELRKYVEPLITKSKNDTMHSRRTVFSYLQNKFAVKELFGAIAPKVMDRPGGYTRILKLGPRQGDNAEMAYIELVDFNEFYTKGSASSKRRRSKKKGAKDEATITAEKPATSTDVPVEVAEATDAAATEEAKNE